In Erinaceus europaeus chromosome 10, mEriEur2.1, whole genome shotgun sequence, one DNA window encodes the following:
- the AQP3 gene encoding aquaporin-3 isoform X1, whose product MGRQKELVTRCGEMLHIRYRLLRQALAECLGTLILVMFGCGSVAQVVLSRGTHGGFLTINLAFGFAVTLGILVAGQVSGAHLNPAVTFAMCFLAREPWIKLPIYTLAQTLGAFLGAGIVFGLYYDAIWDFANNELIVSGPNGTAGIFATYPSGHLDMVNGFFDQFIGTASLIVCVLAIVDPYNNPVPHGLEAFTVGLVVLVIGTSMGFNSGYAVNPARDFGPRLFTAIAGWGSEVFTTGRHWWWVPIVSPLLGSIAGVFVYQLMIGCHLEPPPPSTEEENVKLAHVKHKE is encoded by the exons ATGGGTAGACAGAAGGAGCTGGTGACCCGCTGCGGGGAGATGCTCCACATCCGTTACCGACTGCTGCGCCAGGCGCTGGCTGAGTGCCTGGGGACCCTCATCCTCGTG ATGTTTGGCTGTGGCTCTGTGGCCCAGGTCGTGCTCAGCCGGGGCACCCACGGGGGCTTCCTCACCATCAACTTGGCCTTTGGCTTTGCTGTTACTCTGGGCATCTTGGTCGCAGGCCAGGTCTCAG GGGCCCACCTGAACCCAGCTGTGACCTTTGCCATGTGCTTCCTGGCACGGGAGCCCTGGATCAAGCTGCCTATCTACACCTTGGCTCAGACACTGGGAGCTTTCCTGGGTGCTGGGATCGTCTTTGGACTGTATTATG ATGCAATCTGGGACTTTGCCAACAATGAGCTGATTGTCTCGGGCCCCAATGGCACGGCTGGCATCTTTGCCACCTACCCCTCTGGACACTTGGATATGGTCAATGGCTTCTTCGACCAG ttCATTGGCACAGCTTCACTCATCGTGTGTGTGCTGGCCATTGTGGACCCCTACAACAACCCTGTCCCACACGGCCTGGAGGCCTTCACCGTGGGCCTGGTGGTTCTGGTCATCGGCACCTCCATGGGCTTCAACTCTGGCTACGCTGTCAACCCCGCCAGGGACTTTGGGCCCCGCCTTTTCACTGCCATCGCTGGCTGGGGCTCTGAAGTCTTCAC GACCGGCCGACACTGGTGGTGGGTACCCATCGTCTCTCCACTCCTGGGCTCCATTGCGGGTGTCTTCGTGTACCAGCTCATGATTGGCTGCCATCTGGAGCCCCCACCGCCCTCCACCGAGGAGGAGAATGTGAAGCTGGCCcacgtgaagcacaaggaataG
- the AQP3 gene encoding aquaporin-3 isoform X2 — MGRQKELVTRCGEMLHIRYRLLRQALAECLGTLILVMFGCGSVAQVVLSRGTHGGFLTINLAFGFAVTLGILVAGQVSGAHLNPAVTFAMCFLAREPWIKLPIYTLAQTLGAFLGAGIVFGLYYDAIWDFANNELIVSGPNGTAGIFATYPSGHLDMVNGFFDQDRPTLVVGTHRLSTPGLHCGCLRVPAHDWLPSGAPTALHRGGECEAGPREAQGIDLRGQGPSLPMPPSHWNFH; from the exons ATGGGTAGACAGAAGGAGCTGGTGACCCGCTGCGGGGAGATGCTCCACATCCGTTACCGACTGCTGCGCCAGGCGCTGGCTGAGTGCCTGGGGACCCTCATCCTCGTG ATGTTTGGCTGTGGCTCTGTGGCCCAGGTCGTGCTCAGCCGGGGCACCCACGGGGGCTTCCTCACCATCAACTTGGCCTTTGGCTTTGCTGTTACTCTGGGCATCTTGGTCGCAGGCCAGGTCTCAG GGGCCCACCTGAACCCAGCTGTGACCTTTGCCATGTGCTTCCTGGCACGGGAGCCCTGGATCAAGCTGCCTATCTACACCTTGGCTCAGACACTGGGAGCTTTCCTGGGTGCTGGGATCGTCTTTGGACTGTATTATG ATGCAATCTGGGACTTTGCCAACAATGAGCTGATTGTCTCGGGCCCCAATGGCACGGCTGGCATCTTTGCCACCTACCCCTCTGGACACTTGGATATGGTCAATGGCTTCTTCGACCAG GACCGGCCGACACTGGTGGTGGGTACCCATCGTCTCTCCACTCCTGGGCTCCATTGCGGGTGTCTTCGTGTACCAGCTCATGATTGGCTGCCATCTGGAGCCCCCACCGCCCTCCACCGAGGAGGAGAATGTGAAGCTGGCCcacgtgaagcacaaggaataGATCTGCGTGGGCAGGGGCCATCCCTCCCCATGCCACCCTCCCACTGGAACTTCCATTGA